One Trichosurus vulpecula isolate mTriVul1 chromosome 7, mTriVul1.pri, whole genome shotgun sequence genomic region harbors:
- the TRPV2 gene encoding transient receptor potential cation channel subfamily V member 2, with the protein MPEPARGTAFRLETTEGDQEGGSAAASEERGSRDQLPPMESAFQKESKSFSPQIKVNLNYRKGVGPSPSDPNRFDRDRLFNAVVGGNPDSLNGLLEYLMLTSKYLTDSEFTDASTGKTCLMKAVLNLRDGMNECILPLLQIDRDTRNPQPLIKAVCTGEYYKGHSALHIAIEKRSLPCVKVLVENGADLHARANGRFFGKQSQGICFYFGELPLSLAACTRQWDIVSYLLENPDPDRRACLEAVDTWGNTVLHALVMIADDSVENSAQVNSMYDYILQIGARICPSVKLENIANLQGLTPLKLAAKEGKIEVFKHILQREISGGYRHLSRKFTEWTYGPVQVSLYDLSSVDSCEDNSVLEIIAFGCKAPNRHKMVTLEPLNKLLQEKWESLVTRFRFNLISYFLYMLIFTAVTYHQPVLGKNFIPLKATVGNSMLLMGHVFILFGGLYLFFGQLQYFWRRRLFIWTSFVDSYFEILILIQALTSVVAQVLCFLELNWYLPILVFSLVLGWINLLYYARGFQQTGIYSVMIQKVILRDLLRFLLVYFVFLFGFAIALVSLSREAPPPTFSNQSLAEADKVPYGGFVEASLELFKFTIGMGELEFHKELQFEGFIMFLLLAYVLLTYILLLNMLIALMSETVNSVATDSWSIWKLQRAISVLEMERGYWWCKRKKERSGILLTVGTTPDQKPDERWCFRVEEVNWATWEEELQTLKEEPEGALQPGQTLPGTAWRRLLSSRARDETTSEDQVPLRTFSA; encoded by the exons ATGCCTGAGCCAGCCAGAGGGACGGCCTTCCGGCTGGAGACGACAGAAGGTGACCAGGAAGGGGGGTCAGCGGCTGCTTCGGAAGAGAGAGGATCTAGAGACCAGCTACCCCCGATGGAGTCGGCCTTCCAGAAGGAGAGCAAGAGCTTCTCCCCTCAGATCAAAGTTAATCTCAATTACCGCAAAGGGGTAGGTCCCAG CCCATCAGATCCAAACCGTTTTGACCGTGACCGACTCTTCAATGCAGTTGTGGGGGGAAACccggacagcctgaatggtttgCTGGAATATCTGATGTTGACCAGCAAGTATCTCACAGACTCAGAATTCACAG ATGCCTCCACTGGGAAAACCTGCCTGATGAAGGCTGTGCTGAATCTCCGGGACGGGATGAATGAGTGCATCTTACCGCTGCTACAGATTGACCGTGACACCCGGAACCCCCAGCCTCTCATCAAGGCCGTGTGCACTGGGGAGTACTACAAAG gTCACAGCGCTCTGCACATTGCCATTGAGAAGAGAAGTCTTCCGTGTGTGAAAGTGCTGGTGGAGAATGGAGCTGACCTCCATGCCAGGGCCAATGGGCGGTTTTTTGGGAAACAGAGTCAAGGAATTTGCTTCTATTTTG GGGAGCTGCCACTGTCATTGGCCGCCTGCACTAGGCAATGGGATATTGTATCATACCTCCTGGAGAATCCCGACCCTGACCGCCGAGCCTGCCTAGAGGCTGTGGACACCTGGGGCAACACAGTCCTCCATGCCCTGGTGATGATTGCGGATGACTCAGTGGAGAACAGCGCGCAGGTGAACAGCATGTATGACTACATCCTCCAAATTGGTGCCCGCATCTGCCCCTCTGTGAAGTTGGAGAACATTGCTAATCTCCAGGGGCTGACGCCACTCAAGTTGGCCGCTAAGGAGGGGAAGATCGAG GTTTTCAAGCACATTCTGCAGCGAGAGATCTCTGGGGGGTACCGGCACCTCTCCCGGAAGTTCACCGAGTGGACGTACGGGCCTGTCCAGGTATCGCTCTATGACCTGTCCTCTGTGGATAGCTGTGAGGACAACTCGGTGCTGGAGATCATTGCCTTTGGCTGCAAGGCCCCG AATCGACACAAGATGGTGACTTTGGAGCCACTGAACAAGCTACTGCAGGAGAAATGGGAGTCGCTGGTCACCAGATTTCGCTTCAATTTGATTTCCTACTTCCTGTATATGTTGATCTTCACAGCTGTCACCTACCACCAGCCTGTCCTGGGGAAG AACTTCATTCCTCTGAAAGCCACAGTGGGTAACTCAATGCTGCTGATGGGACACGTCTTCATTCTCTTTGGGGgactctatctcttctttggccaG CTTCAATACTTCTGGAGGAGACGCCTGTTCATCTGGACATCGTTTGTCGATAGCTACTTTGAGATCCTCAT CTTAATCCAGGCACTCACCTCCGTGGTCGCCCAGGTGCTGTGCTTCCTAGAACTCAACTGGTACCTGCCCATCCTGGTTTTCTCTTTGGTTCTGGGTTGGATAAACCTTCTCTACTACGCTCGTGGCTTCCAGCAGACAGGCATCTACAGTGTCATGATACAGAAG GTCATCCTCCGAGATCTGCTGCGCTTCCTCTTGGTCTACTTCGTCTTCCTGTTCGGCTTTGCCATAG CGCTGGTGAGCCTGAGCAGGGAAGCCCCCCCGCCCACCTTCTCCAACCAGTCCCTGGCGGAGGCGGACAAGGTCCCCTACGGAGGCTTCGTCGAGGCGTCCCTGGAGCTCTTCAAGTTCACCATCGGCATGGGCGAGCTGGAGTTCCACAAGGAGCTGCAGTTCGAGGGCTTCATCATGTTCCTGCTGCTGGCTTACGTCCTGCTCACCTACATACTGCTGCTCAACATGCTCATCGCCCTCATGAGCGAGACCGTCAACAGCGTGGCCACCGACAGCTGGAGCATCTGGAAACTGCAG agagccatctcaGTCCTAGAGATGGAGAGGGGCTACTGGTGGTGCAAGAGAAAGAAGGAACGGTCAGGCATTCTCCTTACGGTGGGCACCACTCCAGACCAAAAGCCAGATGAAAGATGGTGCTTCAG AGTGGAGGAAGTGAACTGGGCCACTTGGGAGGAGGAGCTGCAGACTCTGAAGGAAGAGCCGGAGGGCGCTTTGCAGCCCGGGCAGACCCTCCCAG GCACAGCCTGGAGGCGACTGCTGTCATCCAGGGCCCGAGATGAAACGACCTCAGAGGACCAAGTGCCCCTACGGACTTTCAGTGCCTGA